From the Candidatus Krumholzibacteriia bacterium genome, the window TGCGATCGGGATCCGCAGCTCGGGCATCTCGGCCAGGCCGAAGGCCTTGGCGAACCCCAGGAGATGGATCAGCCCGTGCACCACGATCGGGATCGCCAGGATCCATCGCACGGGCTCAGTCCTCCTCGCCGGCGTCGTCCACCCACTCGGGCCGGCTCCCGTCCTCTGCGATCCACCGATCGAGCGCATCGTTGGTCGCGTGGTAGCCGAGTTCGATCGCCTCCTCGAGGCGATGCATGTCCTCGACACCGAACTCCACGTCGAGCTCCGGGCGCACCAGCATCTCGGGCGGATCCATCGCCAGACGGGTGTCGGTGATCAGGCGCTGGGGGATGTCGAAGGACTTCATGAACAGTTCCACGGTCAACGTGCGGAACTCGCGCCGGCTGATCCGCTTGATCGCCTCGACGAAACCGTGGTCGCGATCGAAGTCCAGTCGACGATCGTGCGGGGCGGCCACGTCGACGGCGACGATCGGGGCGAGGGACATGGTACGCACCACGTCGATCGGCAGGTTGTTCAGGATCCCGCCATCGATCAGCACCCGATCCATGTGTTCGACCGGGCTGAGGATTCCCGGCAGCGCGCTGGTCGCCTGCAGAGCCGGGACCAACGGACCGGTACCCAGGATCACCAGGGAGCCGCGCTGGACGTCGACCGTCGTGACCTTCAACGGCACCCCGAGCGCCTCGAAGTCCTCACGGACGTGCTCGGCCAGCACCCGGCCGATGCCCTTGCCTCCGACCAGCCCCCCGCGGGCGCCGAAATCGAGCAGGTCGTG encodes:
- a CDS encoding patatin-like phospholipase family protein, coding for MTRESDTNPSSVALALGGGGARGLAHIGVLRALEERGIAVEAIAGCSMGGIIGALIGSDQTSADIADIVRGTHFHDLLDFGARGGLVGGKGIGRVLAEHVREDFEALGVPLKVTTVDVQRGSLVILGTGPLVPALQATSALPGILSPVEHMDRVLIDGGILNNLPIDVVRTMSLAPIVAVDVAAPHDRRLDFDRDHGFVEAIKRISRREFRTLTVELFMKSFDIPQRLITDTRLAMDPPEMLVRPELDVEFGVEDMHRLEEAIELGYHATNDALDRWIAEDGSRPEWVDDAGEED